The following are from one region of the Endozoicomonas sp. 4G genome:
- a CDS encoding IS4 family transposase: MLPLPPQQWAERTFECAELGDKRRTKRLTRVAIELAAHTGSSLASSCEGDLAVVEGAYRLIGNEAGKRSARKQRPYEEKESFKWQQSSENIKHRLGAQMTKVVSVCDREADVYEYIQYKLTHDQRFVVRATQNRILIDHDQLLFDALSEEPALGTYTIKVPQRGGQSARKARKATLEVKKKTVTIQSPQRPGGRLAPITVNILIAEEINNDTEDRLRWILLTSESVETLEDCRTVLRFYALRWRIEELHKACIFTAKKPLTFP, encoded by the coding sequence ATGCTTCCACTACCTCCTCAACAATGGGCTGAACGTACTTTCGAGTGCGCAGAATTAGGTGATAAACGTCGTACAAAGAGACTAACCCGTGTAGCCATTGAACTAGCTGCCCACACGGGCTCATCTTTAGCCTCCTCGTGTGAAGGCGACCTTGCAGTGGTTGAGGGTGCCTATCGACTTATTGGAAATGAAGCTGGCAAGCGGAGCGCCCGTAAACAGCGACCTTACGAAGAAAAAGAAAGTTTTAAATGGCAGCAGTCTTCTGAAAACATCAAGCACAGATTGGGTGCCCAAATGACCAAGGTAGTTAGTGTCTGCGATCGTGAAGCGGATGTTTATGAATATATCCAGTACAAGCTGACTCACGACCAGAGGTTTGTTGTCAGGGCAACACAAAACCGAATTTTGATTGACCATGACCAACTTCTTTTTGATGCCCTGTCGGAAGAGCCAGCCTTGGGAACTTATACGATTAAAGTGCCTCAGCGTGGAGGGCAAAGTGCACGTAAAGCACGCAAAGCAACTCTGGAAGTGAAGAAGAAAACCGTTACGATTCAATCACCCCAAAGACCGGGTGGGCGTTTGGCTCCAATAACTGTCAACATTCTGATTGCGGAAGAAATCAATAATGACACTGAGGATCGGTTGCGCTGGATTTTATTGACTTCAGAGTCAGTGGAAACACTTGAAGACTGTCGTACAGTTCTGAGATTTTATGCGTTGCGTTGGCGTATTGAAGAGCTCCATAAAGCGTGCATTTTCACGGCAAAGAAACCTCTAACATTTCCCTGA
- a CDS encoding BrnA antitoxin family protein, translating to MNNLKKVPKFKNEKEEREFWDSHDSSEYFELSKAVPVTFPNLKPSTKSISLRLPQSLLESIKVEANKRDVPYQSLMKVWLSRAVEEFGAN from the coding sequence ATGAACAATCTTAAAAAGGTTCCTAAGTTTAAAAACGAAAAGGAAGAACGGGAATTCTGGGACAGTCATGATTCAAGCGAATACTTCGAACTTAGCAAAGCCGTCCCTGTAACATTCCCAAACCTGAAACCGTCAACAAAATCAATCTCATTGAGGTTGCCACAAAGTTTGTTAGAGTCAATTAAGGTGGAAGCCAACAAAAGGGATGTGCCTTATCAATCCCTTATGAAAGTTTGGCTTTCAAGGGCAGTCGAGGAATTTGGAGCTAACTGA
- a CDS encoding alanine--glyoxylate aminotransferase family protein: MTIQSFHPPKRILMGPGPSDVYPRITEALSRPTIGHLDPAFVRMMDEVKELLQYAFRTRNALTLPISAPGSAGMEACFVNLVEPGDKVLVCINGVFGGRMKENVERAGGEPVVVQGEWGRAVDVADVEKALQAHPDSKILAFVHAETSTGARSDAEALCRLAKEHGCLTIVDAVTSLAGSELEVDAWGIDAIYSGTQKCLSCVPGISPVSFSEKAVEKIASRKHKVQSWFLDMNLIMGYWGKGAKRAYHHTAPVNAMYALHEALVILQEEGIENAWSRHKFHHQALATGLEAMGLELVVPEDERLSQLNAVRIPDGIDDAQVRSELLAKYNLEIGAGLGDLAGKVWRIGLMGCSADQTHVLGCLGALQAVLGSDKNGAAAALVFYRSRN, encoded by the coding sequence ATGACCATTCAATCATTCCACCCACCCAAACGAATCCTGATGGGCCCTGGTCCTTCAGATGTTTATCCTCGAATTACAGAGGCCCTGTCCCGCCCCACCATCGGCCATCTTGATCCTGCGTTTGTGCGCATGATGGATGAAGTTAAAGAACTGCTTCAGTACGCCTTCAGAACCCGCAACGCCCTGACACTGCCTATCTCCGCACCCGGATCTGCGGGTATGGAAGCCTGCTTTGTCAATCTGGTGGAACCAGGCGACAAAGTACTGGTATGCATCAACGGTGTCTTTGGTGGCCGTATGAAGGAAAACGTTGAGCGTGCTGGCGGTGAACCCGTCGTTGTTCAGGGTGAGTGGGGCCGTGCTGTTGATGTGGCTGACGTTGAAAAAGCGTTGCAAGCTCACCCGGACAGCAAAATCCTGGCCTTCGTTCATGCCGAAACCTCCACCGGTGCCCGCTCTGATGCAGAAGCACTCTGTCGTTTAGCCAAAGAGCATGGCTGCCTGACGATCGTTGATGCCGTCACCTCATTGGCTGGCTCTGAGCTGGAAGTGGATGCCTGGGGCATTGATGCCATTTATTCGGGCACCCAGAAGTGTCTTTCCTGCGTACCGGGTATTTCCCCGGTGAGCTTCAGTGAAAAAGCCGTGGAGAAAATTGCCAGCCGCAAACACAAAGTTCAGAGCTGGTTCCTGGATATGAACCTGATCATGGGTTACTGGGGCAAAGGCGCTAAACGGGCTTATCACCATACTGCACCGGTTAATGCCATGTACGCCCTGCATGAGGCACTGGTTATTCTGCAGGAAGAAGGTATCGAAAACGCCTGGAGCCGCCACAAGTTTCACCATCAGGCGCTGGCAACCGGTCTGGAAGCCATGGGGCTGGAACTGGTGGTTCCTGAAGATGAACGCCTGAGCCAGCTGAATGCAGTCAGGATTCCCGACGGCATCGACGACGCTCAGGTAAGAAGTGAACTGCTGGCAAAGTACAATCTGGAGATCGGTGCCGGTCTTGGCGATCTGGCTGGCAAGGTCTGGCGGATCGGCCTGATGGGCTGCAGCGCCGATCAGACTCATGTTCTGGGTTGTCTGGGTGCTCTGCAGGCGGTGCTGGGTTCTGATAAAAACGGTGCGGCCGCTGCTCTGGTATTTTATCGCTCACGGAATTGA
- a CDS encoding BrnT family toxin has translation MINIAGIVGFDWDTGNSKKNQEKHNVSQYEAEQVFFNKPILLLSDEKHSSLKCRYHAYGKTDDGRKLHVTFTVRDSGQKIRVISARDMHKKERKFYDEQS, from the coding sequence ATGATTAATATTGCTGGGATCGTTGGCTTCGACTGGGACACTGGTAATTCCAAAAAAAACCAAGAAAAACATAATGTTAGCCAATATGAAGCGGAACAGGTTTTTTTCAATAAGCCTATTTTGCTTTTGTCAGACGAAAAGCATAGCTCTTTGAAATGCAGATATCACGCTTACGGTAAAACTGACGATGGTCGTAAGTTGCATGTAACGTTCACAGTAAGAGATTCTGGACAAAAAATACGTGTAATTTCTGCGAGAGATATGCACAAAAAAGAGAGGAAATTTTACGATGAACAATCTTAA
- the arfB gene encoding alternative ribosome rescue aminoacyl-tRNA hydrolase ArfB translates to MLKISNAVTIPSDEIEFNFIRAQGAGGQNVNKVSSAVHLRFDIRASSLPEFYKERLLAFSDQRITAEGIIVIKAQSFRTQEKNREDALNRLLGLIQKATAVAKKRKATKPTRSSQEKRMDRKHQRGKTKALRGQVKGW, encoded by the coding sequence ATGCTGAAGATTTCCAACGCCGTTACCATTCCCTCCGATGAAATTGAGTTTAATTTTATCCGTGCCCAGGGGGCTGGTGGACAGAACGTTAATAAAGTCTCTTCGGCTGTCCATTTGAGGTTTGATATCAGGGCTTCTTCCCTTCCTGAGTTCTATAAAGAACGGCTATTGGCTTTCAGTGACCAGCGGATTACTGCCGAAGGTATCATTGTCATCAAGGCGCAGTCGTTCAGGACTCAGGAGAAAAATCGTGAGGATGCCCTGAATCGCTTACTGGGCCTAATTCAAAAAGCGACGGCGGTTGCCAAAAAAAGAAAAGCCACCAAACCTACCCGTTCTTCACAGGAAAAACGCATGGATCGAAAGCATCAGCGGGGCAAGACCAAAGCACTGAGAGGTCAGGTCAAGGGCTGGTGA
- a CDS encoding DUF1388 domain-containing protein: MLPRMPSATPLTPLNVSSGADPHTKPSSLAATVGLSKTTTQSEGPSGRSLQRRHIAANPDQRREWISRVRDALGNIDIPYDCKMLRELVEKAHRDLKKMSQNHSGKNEKFQPQFLQKLMNCLVVSPKLPENISVLQTLADLGLGFESELMDFKIRIPPQLLKQLLDNTPHETVLKILGELAKTMMFHADPGFMEILVQYLDRGQLQQAARELLSELARDYPFLREFNVSLRLSDGSAPYLIKAIFESPGIRRGNPQACQQTVTTAIASDFFRLQLCLLEVNMQRHEKLILEGLEKLDDTEREQLLACSFILGQWELFKRLPTGSLPTILNQTFDNGGNILHLMVTALPNVDFYRSVCSDTYLNAHTPRYDQLFQYLPAEALSPAEALSPAEALSPAEALSPAEALSPAEALANQRDNSGATPLLLLYRHHRPQLASVALSKAEDRQLARARRSALIKLTTADHLIECMQDHLGGKFPLNVNWFFEFLQLFKSLPPSAFKAVSLHPAQCPYARQLRHKPLPRAAELLQPVINYFEDHPDALRDEQQALALMRLIHQNGLPVEYSAQVLRVVTPGMQKKLVEYLTATPDDRESLFIERCYDLSYMGAHYYPWHLIGLGVGGGCAPDPDRFYCERFRHEVAEFDRKHPKETVPEISRLWEAELINSKNVITYGRSLAFPCSEVPQGYRRFKFLKHQQGSTEDWHDFIREQPQLDFFRTHKDALGLQSALLKPRGIYRLTHALDKLKACGLAEKKLTAIALEPDGSALLQVFDDEKNTRLYHRYPYETKDDTGLSMQASFHGLRLFATDAGLLWQRNFQAPDTLSSFHNAADGRAWVPTPFFGFQGVPGTMGEWSGQDYPNIAPAPVGMRDWADIRSFTEQTHSGFGMSRSYLTSHCERQGELRITELGKAFYGLVINWLRVRHDTDNLDFKNAVQMQELQEELVTIAADLFGSAYKMGTEAMKAKIRQEFPAESLSRAALECGYWCDPTFRYVEDIKSGRFPDQIYPDHPIGSFNRYYLPPKVGNFTDRGFLRSSRAKGPNLGADTGTLPLAHLDSLFWFALCSGWLLTHNPEEDGQPASAAPSISQRTKET; the protein is encoded by the coding sequence ATGTTGCCACGGATGCCCAGTGCTACTCCCTTGACTCCCCTGAACGTATCCAGTGGGGCTGATCCGCATACAAAACCTTCTTCCCTTGCGGCCACTGTGGGTTTGAGCAAAACAACAACTCAATCAGAAGGACCTTCTGGTCGCTCCTTACAGCGGCGACACATCGCTGCCAATCCTGACCAGCGTCGTGAATGGATATCCCGTGTTCGGGATGCATTAGGTAATATTGATATTCCGTATGACTGTAAAATGTTGCGAGAACTGGTAGAAAAGGCTCATCGTGATCTTAAAAAGATGAGTCAGAACCATTCTGGGAAGAATGAAAAATTCCAACCGCAGTTCTTACAAAAGCTCATGAATTGTCTTGTCGTGAGTCCTAAGCTTCCTGAAAATATTTCCGTTCTGCAAACTCTGGCTGATTTAGGGCTGGGATTTGAGAGTGAGTTGATGGACTTTAAAATACGGATACCACCTCAATTATTAAAACAACTTTTAGATAACACCCCCCATGAAACTGTGCTGAAAATTCTTGGCGAACTCGCCAAAACAATGATGTTTCATGCTGATCCGGGCTTTATGGAAATATTGGTACAATACCTGGACCGGGGGCAGCTACAGCAGGCTGCCCGAGAACTTTTGAGTGAGCTGGCAAGAGATTACCCTTTTCTAAGGGAGTTCAATGTATCTCTGCGACTGTCTGATGGTTCAGCACCGTATCTCATAAAAGCTATTTTCGAATCGCCAGGCATCAGGCGCGGCAACCCTCAGGCGTGTCAGCAGACAGTCACTACTGCGATAGCTTCGGATTTTTTTAGATTGCAGCTTTGTTTGCTGGAAGTGAATATGCAAAGGCATGAAAAGCTGATTCTGGAAGGACTGGAAAAACTGGATGATACCGAGCGGGAACAGCTGCTGGCATGCAGCTTTATATTAGGCCAGTGGGAACTGTTTAAGCGGTTGCCGACTGGCTCCTTGCCAACCATTCTTAATCAGACGTTTGATAATGGTGGTAATATTCTGCACCTTATGGTGACAGCCCTTCCAAACGTGGACTTTTACAGAAGTGTTTGCAGTGACACCTACCTGAATGCTCATACCCCCCGCTATGACCAGTTGTTTCAGTATCTACCCGCTGAGGCTCTTTCACCCGCTGAGGCTCTTTCACCCGCTGAGGCTCTTTCACCCGCTGAGGCTCTTTCACCCGCTGAGGCTCTTTCACCCGCTGAGGCTCTAGCCAACCAACGGGACAACAGCGGTGCCACACCACTGCTGCTGTTATACCGTCATCACCGCCCGCAATTGGCATCAGTGGCCCTATCCAAAGCGGAAGACCGTCAACTGGCCAGAGCCCGTCGCAGTGCGCTGATCAAGCTAACCACTGCCGATCATCTTATTGAGTGTATGCAGGATCATTTAGGAGGGAAATTCCCTTTGAATGTGAACTGGTTTTTTGAATTCCTGCAACTTTTTAAATCCCTGCCGCCCTCTGCTTTTAAAGCGGTCAGCTTACATCCTGCTCAGTGTCCATACGCCAGACAACTAAGACATAAACCCTTGCCCCGTGCAGCGGAGTTACTTCAGCCTGTGATCAACTACTTTGAGGATCACCCTGATGCTTTGCGGGATGAACAGCAAGCATTGGCATTAATGCGATTAATTCATCAGAACGGGCTGCCGGTTGAATATTCTGCTCAGGTGCTCCGGGTTGTCACTCCGGGTATGCAGAAAAAACTTGTTGAGTATCTGACAGCAACACCTGATGATCGCGAGTCACTGTTTATTGAGCGGTGCTACGACCTGTCATATATGGGGGCACATTACTATCCATGGCATCTGATTGGGCTTGGGGTGGGTGGTGGCTGTGCACCTGATCCAGACCGGTTTTATTGCGAACGCTTTCGCCATGAGGTGGCTGAATTTGACAGGAAACATCCAAAAGAGACGGTTCCGGAAATCTCCAGGCTTTGGGAAGCCGAGTTAATCAACAGCAAGAATGTTATTACGTACGGCCGCAGTCTGGCTTTTCCTTGCTCAGAAGTACCTCAAGGCTACCGCCGTTTCAAGTTCCTGAAACATCAACAGGGCTCCACAGAAGACTGGCATGATTTTATCCGGGAGCAGCCACAACTGGATTTTTTTCGAACCCATAAGGATGCTCTGGGCCTTCAAAGCGCACTGCTGAAACCACGGGGCATCTATCGTCTGACCCATGCTCTGGATAAGCTGAAAGCCTGTGGATTAGCTGAAAAAAAACTGACAGCCATTGCCCTGGAGCCTGATGGTTCGGCACTGCTGCAAGTATTTGATGATGAAAAAAATACCCGCCTGTATCACCGCTACCCCTACGAAACTAAAGATGATACAGGGCTCTCAATGCAGGCATCGTTTCATGGCCTCAGGCTGTTTGCAACCGATGCAGGTCTGCTCTGGCAACGCAATTTTCAGGCACCGGACACATTAAGCTCATTTCATAATGCTGCGGATGGCAGGGCCTGGGTGCCGACCCCTTTTTTTGGATTTCAGGGGGTTCCCGGCACGATGGGAGAGTGGAGCGGCCAGGATTATCCAAACATAGCACCTGCCCCGGTGGGGATGAGAGACTGGGCTGATATCCGCTCATTTACCGAACAAACGCACTCCGGTTTTGGTATGAGCAGATCCTATTTAACAAGCCATTGTGAGCGGCAGGGTGAATTGCGGATTACTGAACTTGGGAAAGCCTTTTATGGGCTGGTGATTAACTGGTTGAGGGTTCGCCATGACACCGACAATCTGGATTTTAAAAACGCCGTGCAGATGCAGGAGTTGCAGGAAGAACTGGTGACGATAGCCGCTGATTTGTTTGGTAGTGCCTATAAAATGGGTACGGAGGCGATGAAAGCAAAAATACGTCAGGAGTTCCCGGCAGAGTCCCTGAGCCGGGCTGCCCTTGAATGTGGTTATTGGTGTGACCCGACATTCCGTTACGTAGAGGATATCAAATCAGGCCGTTTTCCTGACCAGATTTATCCGGATCATCCCATTGGAAGCTTTAACCGTTACTACTTGCCCCCAAAGGTAGGAAACTTCACCGACCGGGGATTTTTGCGCTCATCCAGAGCCAAAGGGCCAAACCTGGGTGCTGACACTGGCACCCTGCCACTGGCCCATCTGGATAGCCTGTTCTGGTTTGCCCTGTGTTCAGGGTGGCTCCTGACTCACAATCCAGAAGAAGACGGGCAGCCTGCAAGCGCAGCACCCAGCATCAGCCAGCGGACGAAGGAAACCTGA
- a CDS encoding TIM44-like domain-containing protein, producing the protein MRLMIKRFASFMAIIMAFSFVFNVPVADAKKFGGGKSFGRSHNTASAPKQPATAPQQGSKQTAAQSSRKGMLGGLLGGLLAGGLIASLFGGAFSGLQMMDILILALLAFVLFKVFRSMNRAKAMAAGHGSNSAHFTPEQNQPSPSLGQLFGQNREQQDDNFGQAAQTTLPQTGFGTSDVPMNIPEGFNLSAFMNGARDHYRTLQEAWNKNDLDTIREYLDPELFLQLKAERAALDGDQHTEVMFVDAELGRADYNDTVAEISVRFTGKYRDTVEGVEEDITDIWHLQRSLKEPNAPWLIVGIEA; encoded by the coding sequence ATGAGATTAATGATAAAACGATTTGCTTCTTTTATGGCCATTATTATGGCCTTCAGCTTCGTCTTTAACGTCCCGGTGGCCGACGCTAAAAAGTTTGGGGGTGGCAAGAGCTTTGGCCGCTCCCATAACACGGCTTCTGCTCCCAAGCAGCCTGCGACGGCTCCTCAGCAGGGCAGCAAGCAGACAGCGGCTCAAAGTTCCCGCAAGGGCATGTTGGGTGGACTGTTAGGTGGCCTGCTGGCAGGTGGATTGATTGCTTCTCTGTTCGGTGGTGCATTCAGTGGTCTGCAGATGATGGATATTCTGATTCTTGCTTTACTGGCTTTTGTGCTCTTCAAGGTATTCCGCAGTATGAATCGTGCCAAAGCCATGGCAGCGGGTCATGGGAGCAACTCGGCTCATTTCACCCCAGAGCAGAATCAGCCATCCCCTTCATTAGGTCAACTGTTTGGTCAGAACAGAGAACAGCAAGACGATAACTTCGGCCAGGCTGCCCAGACAACCCTGCCTCAAACCGGTTTTGGAACCAGTGATGTCCCCATGAATATACCCGAGGGCTTCAACCTGAGTGCTTTCATGAATGGCGCCAGGGACCATTACCGAACCCTTCAGGAAGCCTGGAACAAAAACGACCTGGACACCATACGCGAGTATCTGGACCCTGAACTGTTCTTACAGTTAAAAGCAGAAAGAGCTGCTCTGGATGGTGATCAGCATACCGAGGTGATGTTTGTAGACGCCGAGTTGGGCAGAGCGGATTACAATGACACCGTCGCCGAGATCAGCGTGCGTTTCACCGGTAAGTACCGTGATACCGTTGAAGGGGTTGAAGAAGATATTACGGATATCTGGCACCTGCAGCGCAGTCTCAAGGAGCCCAATGCGCCCTGGCTGATTGTGGGTATTGAAGCCTGA
- a CDS encoding organic hydroperoxide resistance protein, with amino-acid sequence MTALYKTSATATAGRNGHVVSDDNLLSVDLSYPKAMGGSGKATNPEQLFAAGYAACFSNAILHVAKQAEKNVVEAPVTAFVDLVSNDNGGFALEVKLEATLDLPEDSALELVRTAHTICPYSNATRGNIDVAVYANGHKI; translated from the coding sequence ATGACAGCTCTATACAAAACTTCAGCAACAGCCACTGCAGGTCGTAATGGACATGTGGTTTCTGATGACAACTTATTAAGCGTGGATCTCAGTTATCCAAAAGCCATGGGTGGTTCCGGAAAGGCAACCAACCCGGAACAACTCTTCGCAGCAGGTTATGCGGCCTGCTTTTCAAACGCCATACTCCACGTAGCAAAGCAAGCAGAAAAAAACGTGGTAGAGGCTCCAGTGACTGCTTTTGTCGATCTGGTTTCAAACGACAATGGCGGCTTTGCACTGGAGGTTAAACTGGAAGCGACTCTGGATTTGCCAGAAGACAGTGCTCTTGAACTAGTACGAACAGCACATACTATTTGTCCTTACTCCAATGCCACCAGAGGCAACATTGACGTCGCCGTTTACGCCAACGGGCATAAAATATGA
- a CDS encoding MarR family transcriptional regulator: protein MNDDDMLRLENQVCFPLYSASNAMTRLYRPILKKIDLTYPQYLVMMVLWERDSIPVKDLGHRLFLDTGTLTPLLKRLESKGVLTRTKSQVDERVRVISLTGSGKKLKEKALSVPSSLRCKVNLKFDEAMELKRLCEKLMGELE from the coding sequence ATGAATGATGACGATATGCTTCGACTTGAAAATCAGGTGTGTTTTCCACTTTACAGTGCGTCGAATGCCATGACTCGGCTCTATCGTCCGATTTTGAAGAAAATCGATTTAACCTATCCGCAATACCTCGTCATGATGGTGCTTTGGGAGAGAGATTCGATACCCGTTAAGGATCTTGGCCACAGGTTGTTTTTAGATACAGGCACTCTGACGCCGTTGCTGAAACGACTGGAAAGCAAAGGGGTTCTGACTCGAACCAAAAGTCAGGTTGATGAGAGAGTCCGAGTCATTTCCCTAACAGGGTCCGGGAAAAAATTAAAGGAAAAAGCGCTTTCGGTGCCTTCTTCCTTGCGGTGCAAGGTCAACCTGAAGTTTGATGAGGCTATGGAGTTAAAACGACTCTGCGAAAAATTAATGGGTGAGCTGGAATAG
- a CDS encoding transposase, which yields MLQGIRLKANPTDQQKLVLSQWMGCARFIWNAKCDEHRYYSTYAKKYCPIGTYAPIDTKAAQFKSEELSPWLSDCPSQIIRNSATNWYKTYQKHINGQCGKPKKKPKSDKGSIYLTNEVFRFDICEDGVTRLFIGTKTNNIGYLSFKTHRPFNEPKSIYIRKEAGQYSVSFCYDDGSEEPATEKEHLEYLKGASKEWLEEHVIGVDRGVVIPVHTGVKPYDFTENQTKSMDKRQRYLKRFQRRLSRQTKGSNRRQKTKNRISRQHKKVASIRQDFCHQTSRKMVDSKARVIVFEDLKTSKMTRRPKAKKDQNGKFISNKAKQKAGLNKAILNVGWHFLETYTRYKAARAGKAVFKVPAPFTSQECADCGHTHPDNRKTQERFLCGQCGHFDNADRNASIVIKKRAIKFFMDSGTELVGKGIPVLTKGRGAKCKSEKGKPSSAARSETSKKKRTVTTPVACLVLEARSFRGE from the coding sequence ATGCTGCAAGGTATCCGACTCAAAGCCAATCCAACAGATCAGCAAAAGTTGGTTCTGTCTCAGTGGATGGGTTGCGCTCGGTTTATCTGGAATGCGAAATGTGATGAACATCGCTATTACAGCACTTACGCAAAAAAATACTGCCCCATAGGTACGTATGCTCCTATTGACACAAAGGCAGCCCAATTCAAAAGCGAAGAGTTATCACCCTGGTTATCCGATTGTCCCAGTCAGATAATCAGAAACTCGGCTACCAACTGGTATAAGACCTACCAAAAACACATTAATGGCCAGTGCGGTAAGCCAAAGAAAAAGCCAAAATCCGACAAGGGCAGCATTTATCTCACCAATGAAGTGTTCCGGTTCGATATCTGTGAAGATGGTGTAACCCGTCTTTTCATTGGTACAAAGACCAACAATATTGGTTATTTGTCGTTTAAAACTCATCGCCCATTCAACGAACCAAAATCCATTTACATTAGAAAAGAAGCTGGTCAGTACTCCGTTTCTTTCTGTTATGACGATGGGTCAGAAGAACCAGCAACGGAAAAAGAGCATTTGGAATACCTTAAAGGTGCTTCCAAAGAGTGGCTGGAAGAGCATGTTATTGGCGTCGATCGAGGTGTTGTCATACCTGTTCATACTGGCGTTAAGCCTTACGACTTTACAGAAAACCAGACAAAGAGCATGGATAAGCGCCAGCGATACCTAAAGAGGTTTCAGCGCCGTTTGTCTCGCCAAACCAAAGGCTCTAACCGTCGTCAGAAAACAAAGAACAGGATTAGCAGGCAGCACAAGAAAGTAGCCAGCATTCGGCAAGATTTCTGCCACCAGACCAGCCGTAAAATGGTCGATAGCAAGGCCAGAGTCATTGTTTTCGAGGATCTGAAAACCTCAAAAATGACCCGCAGGCCAAAAGCAAAAAAAGATCAAAACGGAAAGTTCATCTCCAACAAGGCGAAACAAAAAGCCGGACTGAACAAAGCCATTCTCAACGTAGGATGGCACTTCCTGGAAACCTACACCCGATATAAAGCAGCAAGAGCAGGCAAAGCAGTCTTCAAAGTGCCTGCACCCTTTACGAGTCAAGAGTGTGCTGATTGCGGTCACACTCACCCCGACAACCGCAAGACACAAGAACGGTTTCTTTGTGGTCAATGTGGACACTTTGACAACGCTGACAGAAACGCCAGCATCGTAATCAAGAAACGAGCAATTAAGTTTTTCATGGACTCTGGAACGGAGTTGGTTGGCAAAGGAATTCCTGTGCTGACTAAAGGACGTGGAGCGAAATGTAAGTCGGAAAAGGGCAAGCCCTCTTCCGCAGCTCGCAGTGAAACGTCAAAAAAGAAAAGAACGGTAACTACTCCGGTAGCTTGCTTAGTATTGGAAGCTCGCTCCTTTAGGGGCGAGTAG
- a CDS encoding DUF2288 domain-containing protein: MENHPRPKRLWVGCGSLCLYYRLSDRLSMSDSVDPNELNKAKLNLETAKIAWEDLQRYFASGHLLAVAPDLDIVAVAHSISIDDKTTVEAWLNDRKLGPVSDDQARNWHEQKSDLWAVVVRPWVLVQDRN, encoded by the coding sequence ATGGAAAATCATCCCCGACCCAAGAGACTCTGGGTGGGATGTGGTAGTCTTTGCCTTTATTACCGTTTATCAGACAGATTATCTATGAGTGATTCCGTAGACCCCAATGAGCTGAACAAGGCCAAACTCAACCTGGAAACCGCAAAAATTGCCTGGGAAGACCTTCAGCGCTACTTTGCTTCCGGTCACCTGCTGGCGGTGGCTCCGGATCTGGATATTGTTGCTGTCGCGCACAGTATCTCCATTGATGATAAAACGACAGTAGAAGCCTGGTTGAATGACAGGAAACTAGGGCCCGTCAGTGATGATCAGGCCAGAAACTGGCATGAGCAAAAGTCAGATTTATGGGCGGTAGTCGTGCGTCCATGGGTGCTCGTTCAGGATAGAAACTGA